In the Candidatus Saccharibacteria bacterium oral taxon 488 genome, one interval contains:
- a CDS encoding PH domain-containing protein, which yields MNPNQTNPEPDYTQPVAYDSDGRPLYHHPPAAATPPPATTAPPIEPQPASHVTIQPEMIEGQNFNPQIRAQYANEPNVVHAARPLEPTVPAVSPETKARHDQSVRDYPQLNLSEGEYVILDIKRHPIGMVIPTAITLLLVVVLLVFAASFSSLTANIPLFPAVNPGAVLGIALLLVALVVLGGAITLWVYLQNHFFMTNESVIQEIQQSLFVRHEQTVSLGSIEDASFFQAGIAQTIFNYGTIRLSTEGEETTYIFHYVANPKHQVAILNNAIEAFKNGRPVCYD from the coding sequence ATGAATCCGAACCAGACTAACCCTGAGCCTGACTATACCCAGCCGGTTGCGTATGATTCTGATGGTCGGCCGCTGTATCATCATCCGCCGGCTGCCGCGACACCGCCACCGGCGACGACCGCGCCGCCGATTGAGCCACAGCCAGCCTCGCACGTCACCATCCAGCCAGAGATGATTGAGGGGCAGAATTTCAATCCGCAGATCCGTGCCCAGTACGCTAACGAACCAAATGTTGTTCATGCTGCGCGGCCGCTTGAGCCGACCGTTCCCGCAGTCAGCCCAGAGACCAAGGCGCGTCACGACCAGTCCGTTCGCGATTATCCGCAGCTCAATCTCAGCGAGGGCGAGTACGTCATTCTCGACATCAAGCGCCACCCGATCGGCATGGTCATTCCTACAGCCATCACCCTCCTGTTGGTCGTCGTGCTGCTGGTATTTGCGGCCTCGTTCTCGTCGCTGACCGCTAATATTCCGCTGTTTCCGGCGGTGAATCCGGGAGCAGTGCTAGGTATTGCGCTGCTGCTCGTTGCCTTGGTGGTGCTCGGCGGCGCGATCACTCTGTGGGTGTATCTACAGAATCATTTTTTCATGACTAATGAAAGCGTCATCCAGGAAATCCAACAGAGCCTCTTCGTTCGGCACGAGCAGACAGTCAGCCTCGGTAGTATCGAGGACGCCAGCTTTTTCCAGGCCGGCATCGCCCAGACAATCTTTAACTACGGCACCATTCGCCTCAGTACTGAGGGTGAGGAGACGACTTATATTTTTCATTACGTGGCCAATCCCAAGCACCAAGTGGCCATCCTCAACAACGCCATTGAAGCCTTCAAAAACGGCCGGCCAGTCTGTTACGATTAG
- a CDS encoding magnesium transporter CorA family protein yields MTVGYFERRCMGDSLGRTHQFHRGVWAHVSGTLRPSELAEQFGLDENIVRDAADVRELPRMEYSGGIEYVFVRLPLVRDNAIKTAPLLAAVSKTQFVTINPANNFSPQTAEPFLTTTTDKPGALLAATIACAVAAYEQQIHDLAGNIAAARHRLSRHEVKNADFIEFVAIEDSLNEFHSSLEGLASVLGQLALNRRGLFTVRDLEALGDLVLHVKQLLVMVAANSQTITSIHNAYSTIANNVLNQRMKVLTAITILLAIPNVFYGMYGMNIALPFQGEVWAYPVITGFTVLLIGIVYIFAKRLRLF; encoded by the coding sequence ATGACGGTGGGCTACTTTGAGCGGCGATGTATGGGTGATTCGTTGGGGCGAACGCATCAGTTTCATCGTGGCGTCTGGGCGCATGTCAGCGGCACGCTGCGCCCAAGCGAACTCGCCGAGCAGTTCGGCCTTGATGAAAATATCGTCCGTGACGCGGCCGATGTGCGCGAGCTGCCGCGGATGGAATATAGCGGCGGCATTGAGTATGTCTTTGTGCGGCTGCCGCTGGTTCGAGACAATGCCATAAAGACCGCGCCGCTACTGGCCGCTGTATCAAAAACCCAGTTCGTGACGATTAATCCTGCCAATAATTTCTCGCCGCAAACCGCCGAGCCGTTTCTCACAACTACGACCGACAAGCCCGGCGCCCTCCTCGCAGCGACCATCGCTTGTGCGGTGGCTGCGTACGAACAACAGATTCATGACCTTGCTGGTAATATCGCTGCGGCCAGGCACCGGCTGTCGCGCCACGAGGTGAAAAACGCTGACTTTATCGAGTTTGTAGCCATCGAAGATAGCCTCAACGAATTTCACTCTAGCCTCGAGGGGTTAGCGAGCGTGCTCGGCCAATTAGCGCTCAATCGCCGCGGCCTGTTCACGGTGCGCGACCTCGAGGCGCTGGGCGATCTGGTGCTGCACGTCAAGCAATTACTCGTCATGGTCGCCGCCAACAGCCAGACCATCACCAGCATCCATAACGCCTATTCAACCATCGCCAATAATGTCCTCAACCAGCGAATGAAAGTCTTGACCGCCATCACCATTCTCCTGGCGATCCCGAATGTGTTTTATGGTATGTACGGCATGAATATTGCCCTGCCGTTTCAGGGCGAGGTGTGGGCCTATCCGGTGATTACCGGGTTTACGGTGCTGCTCATCGGCATTGTATATATCTTCGCCAAGCGGTTGCGCTTGTTTTGA
- the recA gene encoding recombinase RecA, protein MASTAKTDDKHQTDAATGTARVTEKKIDDGKLKALGLAMDQITKQFGDGSIMKLGEAHKVDVEVIPSGSLSLDLALGGGYPKGRIIEIYGPESSGKTTLTLHAIAEIQKQGGTAAFIDAEHALDPSYAKRLGVDTENLLVSQPDNGEQALEITETLVRSNAVDLIVVDSVAALTPQAEIDGDMGDSHMGLQARLMSQALRKLTGIINKSKATVIFINQIRMKIGVMFGNPETTTGGNALKFYASQRVDIRRIGQIKVGDDILGNRTKIKVVKNKIAPPFRIAEFDIMYNEGISKTGDILDLAATHGIVEKSGAFYKYNGETIGQGRDKTKLYLKENPEVLAEIDQKVREKVKEAEG, encoded by the coding sequence ATGGCTAGCACAGCGAAAACCGATGACAAACATCAAACAGACGCCGCGACTGGTACGGCTCGGGTGACAGAGAAAAAGATTGATGACGGGAAGTTAAAAGCCTTGGGTCTGGCGATGGATCAAATCACCAAGCAGTTTGGTGATGGCTCGATCATGAAGCTGGGCGAGGCGCACAAAGTTGATGTTGAAGTGATTCCGTCGGGCTCGCTGAGCCTTGATTTGGCGCTGGGTGGTGGCTATCCAAAGGGACGCATCATCGAGATTTACGGCCCCGAGAGTTCGGGTAAGACAACTTTGACATTGCATGCCATTGCTGAAATTCAAAAACAGGGCGGCACGGCGGCGTTTATCGACGCTGAGCACGCGCTTGACCCGAGCTATGCCAAGCGGTTGGGTGTGGACACCGAGAATCTGCTGGTATCGCAGCCAGACAACGGTGAGCAGGCGCTGGAAATTACCGAAACCTTGGTGCGCTCAAACGCGGTGGATCTGATTGTGGTGGACTCGGTGGCAGCATTGACGCCGCAAGCAGAAATTGACGGCGATATGGGTGATTCGCACATGGGTCTGCAGGCGCGGCTGATGAGCCAAGCGCTGCGTAAATTGACTGGTATCATCAACAAGTCGAAAGCGACGGTGATTTTCATCAACCAGATTCGCATGAAGATTGGTGTGATGTTTGGCAATCCTGAGACTACGACGGGCGGTAACGCACTGAAGTTTTACGCCTCGCAGCGGGTGGATATTCGTCGGATTGGGCAGATCAAGGTTGGCGATGATATTCTCGGTAACCGCACCAAGATCAAGGTGGTGAAGAATAAGATTGCGCCGCCATTCCGCATCGCTGAGTTTGACATTATGTATAATGAAGGCATTTCTAAAACTGGCGACATTCTGGATTTAGCAGCTACGCACGGTATTGTCGAAAAATCTGGCGCCTTTTACAAGTATAACGGCGAGACTATTGGCCAGGGCCGCGATAAAACTAAATTGTATCTGAAAGAAAACCCTGAGGTTCTGGCGGAAATTGACCAGAAGGTTCGGGAGAAGGTCAAAGAAGCAGAGGGGTAG
- a CDS encoding type II secretion system protein → MKRQAGFTVIEVLVAIIFLGVATAVAFTQLVTIQREHQNDRKKTAINAVHYSLEEAYYKQHGSYPEKITDETLPTMDKKLLKDPSGKKLGDNGSAYRYEPTNCTGGKCKSYSLRAMLDGEADFVKDSRHK, encoded by the coding sequence ATGAAACGACAAGCGGGCTTTACGGTGATTGAGGTGCTGGTGGCGATTATATTTCTCGGCGTGGCCACGGCGGTGGCGTTCACCCAGCTGGTGACGATCCAACGCGAGCACCAAAACGACCGGAAAAAAACCGCTATTAATGCCGTGCATTATAGTCTCGAGGAAGCCTATTACAAGCAGCACGGCTCTTATCCGGAAAAAATTACCGACGAGACGCTGCCGACCATGGATAAGAAGCTACTCAAAGATCCGAGTGGTAAAAAGCTTGGCGACAATGGCAGCGCCTATCGCTACGAACCAACAAACTGTACCGGTGGTAAATGTAAATCATATTCGCTCAGGGCCATGCTTGATGGTGAGGCAGATTTCGTCAAAGACAGCCGCCATAAATAG
- a CDS encoding CBS domain-containing protein, which produces MNSMSDILLGMLYMIVLILLVIVMGVHPQASSHSKFELQRRARRGDQDARHLLKRHALMRDIFSLQRVIAAVLLVTLSVIGVELFHWLLGIIISLVIALEIGALARISLWQQYSQRLYERYEGRILALIEKFPTLFAMIRSVAPMPNDGYDIESKEELVAMVEQAGEALSEDEKKMVIGVLSFDAVPVKEVMTPRSVIDTVDQDEVLGPLVLDALHKTGHSRFPVIKGDIDHVVGMLYIQDLLTINRSSTSRRVRAVMEKKVYYIREDQTLQHALAAFLRVQHHLFIVVNEFRETVGIVSLEDVMERMLGHKIIDEFDAHEDLRRVAQRNPRHNNRTKHARDVA; this is translated from the coding sequence ATGAACAGCATGAGCGATATTTTGCTAGGAATGCTGTATATGATAGTGCTGATATTGCTCGTAATAGTCATGGGCGTTCATCCGCAGGCCTCGTCACACAGTAAGTTTGAGCTGCAGCGGCGAGCGCGCCGCGGTGATCAGGATGCGCGCCATTTGTTAAAGCGACATGCGCTGATGCGGGATATTTTCTCATTGCAGCGGGTGATCGCAGCGGTGCTGCTGGTGACGCTCAGTGTCATCGGTGTGGAGTTGTTTCATTGGCTACTGGGTATTATTATCTCGCTAGTGATCGCATTGGAGATAGGAGCACTGGCGCGGATTTCATTATGGCAGCAATATTCCCAGCGGCTCTACGAGCGGTATGAGGGGCGAATTTTGGCGCTGATCGAGAAATTTCCGACGTTGTTTGCAATGATTCGCTCGGTGGCGCCGATGCCCAATGACGGCTATGACATTGAGTCAAAAGAAGAGCTCGTCGCCATGGTCGAGCAGGCGGGTGAGGCGCTTAGCGAGGATGAGAAAAAGATGGTCATCGGTGTGCTGTCGTTTGACGCAGTACCGGTCAAGGAAGTGATGACGCCGCGTAGCGTGATTGATACGGTGGATCAGGATGAGGTATTGGGGCCGCTGGTATTGGATGCGCTGCACAAGACCGGACATAGCCGCTTTCCGGTCATCAAGGGTGATATTGATCATGTGGTAGGGATGCTATACATTCAAGACTTACTGACAATTAACCGTTCGTCAACAAGTAGGCGAGTGCGAGCGGTCATGGAGAAAAAGGTGTATTACATCCGCGAGGATCAGACGTTGCAGCATGCACTGGCGGCATTTTTGCGAGTGCAGCATCACTTGTTCATCGTGGTGAATGAGTTTCGCGAGACGGTTGGTATCGTCAGCCTGGAGGATGTGATGGAGCGGATGCTGGGGCATAAGATCATTGACGAGTTTGATGCGCACGAGGATCTGCGGCGGGTGGCGCAGCGTAATCCACGCCATAACAATCGGACAAAACATGCTCGCGACGTCGCATAA
- a CDS encoding NUDIX hydrolase — translation MAGQRVTLRDEWGNLAVTLSCKAIVRDGNSIWLRKNERNDWELPGGRLDEGEQPEQTIVREIAEELGVELVSPRLVDVYIWKKDFGTTTHIGIVTFAGDVGRKVGGPELNGEAGKAEFQKFIIRAALQLDNLPEVYKRAIRKILI, via the coding sequence ATGGCTGGTCAGCGAGTAACGCTGCGTGATGAATGGGGAAATCTAGCAGTCACGCTGTCATGTAAAGCAATTGTTCGTGATGGTAACAGTATATGGCTACGAAAAAATGAGCGCAATGATTGGGAGTTGCCCGGCGGTCGGCTTGATGAGGGTGAGCAACCAGAACAGACGATCGTTCGTGAAATTGCTGAGGAGCTGGGTGTTGAGCTAGTATCACCACGTCTTGTCGATGTGTATATTTGGAAAAAGGATTTTGGAACGACAACACATATCGGGATCGTTACCTTTGCTGGTGATGTAGGCCGAAAGGTCGGTGGGCCTGAGCTTAACGGTGAGGCTGGCAAGGCTGAGTTTCAAAAGTTTATTATTCGTGCGGCGCTTCAACTCGATAATCTGCCAGAGGTATATAAACGGGCAATCCGAAAGATACTTATATGA